A portion of the Calliphora vicina chromosome 5, idCalVici1.1, whole genome shotgun sequence genome contains these proteins:
- the LOC135961653 gene encoding cathepsin L, with product MRTVLALLLAVIALAQAVTLSDLSREEWHTFKLEHRKNYISEVEERFRMKIFNENRHKIARHNQLFAQGKISYKLGLNKYADMLHHEFKETMNGFNFTMHKLMRAQTGLVGATYIEPALVTVPKSVDWREHGAVTAVKDQGHCGSCWAFSSTGALEGQHFRKTGVLVSLSEQNLVDCSTKYGNNGCNGGLMDNAFRYVKDNGGIDTEKSYPYEGIDDSCHFNKATIGATDTGFVDIPEGNEVKMMKAVATMGPISVAIDASHESFQLYSEGVYNEPECDAQNLDHGVLVVGYGTDEKGQDYWLVKNSWGSTWGQDGYIKMARNKDNQCGIATASSYPTV from the exons TTGGAACATCGTAAAAACTATATCAGCGAAGTGGAGGAACGTTTCCGCATGAagattttcaatgaaaatcGTCACAAGATTGCCAGACACAATCAGCTGTTCGCTCAGGGCAAGATATCCTACAAGCTGGGCTTGAACAAATATGCCGATATGTTGCATCATGAATTCAAAGAGACCATGAATGGTTTTAACTTTACCATGCATAAATTAATGCG TGCCCAAACTGGTTTGGTGGGTGCCACTTACATTGAACCTGCTCTTGTTACTGTACCCAAATCAGTGGATTGGCGTGAACATGGTGCCGTTACCGCTGTTAAAGATCAAGGTCATTGTGGTTCTTGCTGGGCCTTCTCCAGTACCGGTGCCTTGGAGGGTCAACATTTCCGCAAGACTGGTGTTTTGGTGTCGTTGAGTGAACAAAATTTGGTCGACTGCTCCACCAAGTATGGCAACAATGGCTGCAATGGTGGTTTGATGGACAATGCCTTCCGTTATGTTAAGGATAATGGTGGCATTGATACCGAAAAATCGTATCCCTATGAAGGTATCGACGATTCTTGCCACTTCAACAAGGCCACCATAGGTGCCACCGATACCGGTTTTGTTGATATACCCGAGGGTAATGAGGTTAAAATGATGAAAGCTGTTGCCACAATGGGTCCCATCTCGGTGGCCATCGATGCCTCCCACGAATCATTCCAATTGTACAGCGAAGGTGTTTACAATGAACCCGAATGTGATGCTCAAAACTTGGATCATGGTGTTTTGGTGGTGGGCTATGGCACCGATGAAAAAGGTCAAGACTACTGGCTGGTTAAGAACTCTTGGGGCAGCACCTGGGGCCAAGATGGTTACATTAAAATGGCTCGTAATAAAGACAACCAATGTGGTATTGCTACTGCCTCCAGTTACCCAACTGTTTAA
- the PIG-V gene encoding GPI mannosyltransferase 2, whose amino-acid sequence MSEKVTKLALASRVIVVVLQLVTNTALPDHKNDVFRAPIDATQKRTWLDKSIDFTLGGFRHWDGEYFLHIAEYGYTYENTLAFYPLYPVIVETLAKMLHYLMEDFMTMRSCCLVVAVLLNMLLFCKAANILYVMTQRIFNDLNKSWNVALLFCFNPASIFFSAAYSETLFCLISFYIMLECCMEIRFVRTTLALALNIVARSNGLVNFGFPVYFLLRKCILKQTNLLATCLKLVTCLLVALIPWTFFNFFAFRQYCYTENHVNHTQAVVNYAKEKLYVLAGQRFEQQSPWCDNTLPFPYSYIQSHYWQVGFLKYYEFKQLPNFILALPILLFLCWHCFIYLRHFLMKFITKYPLTHLIKEYKTLPFVIHSSFLTLFCIFFVHIQISTRLLCSATPTLYWFAADYMPKSLDKLKLKSKAGMIFVWFGSYVIMGATMFSNNLPWT is encoded by the coding sequence ATGTCGGAGAAAGTTACTAAATTGGCTTTGGCTAGTCGTGTGATAGTAGTCGTCCTGCAGCTGGTGACCAATACTGCTCTACCAGATCATAAGAATGATGTCTTTCGAGCGCCCATAGATGCTACACAAAAGCGCACTTGGCTGGATAAATCTATTGATTTCACCCTAGGAGGCTTTAGACACTGGGATGGTGAATATTTTCTTCACATAGCCGAATATGGTTACACCTATGAAAACACTTTGGCATTTTATCCCCTGTACCCTGTCATAGTGGAAACGTTGGCCAAAATGTTACATTATCTAATGGAAGACTTTATGACCATGAGATCCTGTTGTCTAGTTGTGGCTGTGTTATTAAATATGCTGTTATTCTGCAAGGCCGccaatattttgtatgttatgACTCAACGTATATTTAATGATTTGAACAAAAGTTGGAATGTGgcgttattgttttgttttaatccaGCCTCTATATTCTTTTCGGCTGCCTACTCGGAGACCTTGTTTTGCTTAATCTCTTTCTATATAATGCTGGAATGTTGTATGGAAATACGTTTTGTGCGCACCACTTTGGCTTTAGCCCTAAACATAGTGGCCCGTTCGAATGGCTTGGTTAATTTTGGTTTTCCTGTGTACTTTTTGTTGCGCAAATGTATATTGAAACAAACGAATTTATTAGCGACCTGCTTAAAATTAGTAACCTGCTTATTGGTGGCTTTAATACCctggacattttttaatttctttgccTTTCGCCAGTATTGTTATACGGAGAATCATGTAAACCACACCCAGGCGGTGGTGAACTATGCCAAAGAAAAGCTATATGTATTGGCCGGCCAACGTTTTGAGCAACAATCGCCCTGGTGTGATAATACCCTACCCTTTCCCTACTCCTACATACAATCACACTACTGGCAGGTGGGTTTCCTTAAGTATTATGAATTCAAACAGCTGCCCAATTTCATATTGGCTTTGCCCATTCTCTTATTTCTATGCTGGCATTGTTTTATTTACCTGAGACATTTTCTCATGAAATTTATTACCAAATATCCTTTAACGCATCTAATAAAGGAGTATAAAACTTTACCCTTTGTTATACATTCTtcatttttaactttattttgtatattctttgttcatatacaaatttccaCACGGCTATTGTGCTCGGCCACTCCCACTTTGTATTGGTTTGCGGCCGATTATATGCCCAAGTCATTAGataaattgaaactaaaatccAAAGCCGGCATGATATTTGTATGGTTTGGCTCGTATGTCATAATGGGAGCCACCATGTTTAGCAATAATTTACCCTGGACTTGA
- the PheRS-m gene encoding probable phenylalanine--tRNA ligase, mitochondrial: MLITLRILTQNTNLNLNNLSKLKAAAIKPIICRNIATSKKLLATSAAKPQTTQLEINGQSYSADDWTNVTPKILSYMGLNKHLQKDHPLSIIRQRIVNYFYKTYTTSRGNPLFSVYDKLNPVVTVQQNFDNLLIPADHVSRNKSDCYYINNLHLLRAHTTAHQVDLISSGLDNFLVVGEVYRRDEIDSTHYPVFHQLDAVRLVTKDKLFERTPELDIFEKDWRIGTGNKAQVIHSSSKCIDQSKQPCHSLEAVKLMEHELKQVLLGLAQDLFGSKIKYRWVDTYFPFTQPSWELEIYYKDNWLEVLGCGIMRHEILQQSGAQNSIGYAFGLGLERLAMVLFDIPDIRLFWSNDSGFLTQFSEKDLNKLNKYKAVSQYPQCKNDLSFWLPQGIDVENGFVPNDFYDLVRTVAGDVVEQISLVDKFKHPKKGLTSVCFRLVYRHMERTLTQAEVNEIHKRIADACVEQFKVQIR, encoded by the exons atgttaattaccTTAAGAATATTaacacaaaatacaaatttaaacctAAACAATTTATCGAAACTAAAAGCTGCTGCAATAAAACCTATAATATGCCGAAATATAGCAACTTCAAAGAAGTTGTTAGCGACAAGTGCCGCTAAGCCGCAAACCACCCAATTGGAAATAAATGGTCAGTCGTACTCAGCCGACGATTGGACCAATGTTACGCCTAAAATATTATCCTATATGGGATTAAATAAACACCTGCAAAAAGATCATCCCTTGTCCATAATCAGACAACGTATtgtgaattatttttataaaacctaCACAACATCACGTGGAAATCCTTTATTTTCTGTGTACGACAAACTGAATCCGGTGGTTACAGTGCAGCAAAACTTTGACAATTTATTAATACCAGCGGATCATGTTAGCCGTAATAAATCTGATTGTTATTACATAAATAACCTACATTTGTTGAGGGCCCATACCACTGCCCATCAAGTCGATTTGATTTCATCGGGTTTGGATAACTTTTTGGTGGTGGGAGAAGTCTATCGTAGAGATGAGATTGATAGTACACATTATCCAGTATTTCATCAATTAGATGCTGTACGTTTGGTGACCAAAGACAAGCTATTTGAGCGTACTCCTGAATTGGACATATTCGAAAAAGACTGGCGCATTGGTACGGGCAATAAGGCTCAAGTCATACACTCTTCCTCAAAATGCATTGATCAATCCAAACAACCCTGCCACAGTTTGGAGGCTGTGAAACTAATGGAGCATGAATTGAAACAGGTGCTCTTGGGTTTAGCTCAAGATTTATTTGGTTCGAAAATCAAATATCGTTGGGTTGATACCTACTTTCCCTTCACACAACCTTCCTGGGAACTGGAAATCTATTATAAAGATAATTGGCTGGAGGTATTGGGTTGTGGCATAATGAGACATGAAATTTTGCAGCAATCAGGAGCTCAGAATTCGATTGGTTATGCTTTTGGTTTGGGTCTGGAACGTTTGGCCAtggttttgtttgatataccCGATATAAGATTATTTTGGTCTAATGACTCGGgatttttaacacaatttagtgaaaaagatttaaataaattaaacaagtacAAAGCAGTGTCACAGTATCCTCAATGTAAAAACGATTTGTCATTTTGGCTGCCTCAGGGTATAGATGTGGAAAACGGTTTTGTGCccaatgatttttatgatttagtGAGAACGGTGGCAGGAGATGTGGTGGAACAG ATAAGTTTAGTGGACAAATTCAAGCATCCCAAAAAAGGTTTGACCAGTGTTTGCTTCCGCCTGGTCTATCGCCATATGGAACGTACTTTAACTCAAGCTGAAGTCAATGAAATTCATAAACGCATAGCTGATGCTTGTGTGGAACAATTTAAGGTACAGATTCGTTAA